The stretch of DNA CTCTTGCCGACTGCTCTGCAATTTCATACATATCATGAGAACGGACGCGTGTTGCAAGCAATGATTGGTGTGCATCACGGAACGTAGTGTCTGTCACCAAAACATCTTTTTGTTCATGTATCCACTTGACTAGTCCCTCTGCTCCACGTTCATTAAGAATTTGTTTAGTACCCTCAGTAGGCGGAACAAGCAAATCTATTTGTGGTTTTCTTGGCAAGCCAAACACAGGTTTTGATGCTTTTTCGATACCGGGGAAACCATTCACTGTCACATTACCGATATAATTCAGTAGCTTTGTCCCTCTATCTTTTCGGGTTGCGAAGAGGAACAATTCCGGTGTGGAATCAATAAAGCTGGTATTGAAATTTCCTGTTAAGAAGTTTTTATGTTTTACTACATTTTCTAAAAAAGGAATATTCGTTTTTATACCTCTGATACGGAATTCCTGTAAGTTCCGATCCATTTTAGCGGCTGCTTCTTTAAACGTTTTTCCCCATGTCGATACTTTGACAAGTAGCGAGTCATAATATGGAGAAATCACAGCCCCTTGGTAACCATTCCCTGCATCTAGACGCACCCCAAATCCACCACCAGATCGGTATACCATCAATTTCCCGGTGTCGGGCATAAACTGATTTAAAGGATCTTCGGTTGTCACACGGGATTGAATAGCGAATCCGAAAAGTGGAATGTCTTGTTGCAACGGCATGCCAATTTCTTCTTCATATAAAGCTGATCCATCTGCTATGTGAATTTGGGTATGAACGATATCGATACCGGTAATCATTTCGGTAATCGTATGTTCTACTTGAATTCTCGGATTCACTTCGATGAAGTAAAACTCATCACCTGCAACTAAAAATTCAACTGTGCCTGCATTTATGTACTGAACATTATTCATTAATTGAACCGCGGAATCACAAATGCGGTCGCGCAATTCTTTTGTTATGGAATTGGATGGGGCGATTTCCACTACTTTTTGATGTCTTCGCTGAATCGAACAATCACGTTCATACAAGTGAACCAAATTGCCATGCTTATCCCCAAGAATTTGAACTTCTATGTGTTTCGGTTTATCAACAAATTTCTCTACATAGACTTCATCCGACCCAAACGCGGCTTTTGCTTCTGATTTTGCGCGTTCGTAAGCCGACTCCAAGTCTTGTGCAGTGGGAACAACACGCATACCTCGACCGCCGCCACCTAAGGATGCTTTGATCATTAATGGATAGCCATTTGCTTCACCGAAATCTTTTACTTCCTGAACGGATTGAACAGGTCCGTCACTTCCTGGTATTACTGGGATGCCAGCAAGAACAGCTTGTTCTCGTGCTTTGACTTTGTCGCCAAACATGTCCAAATGAGCTGAAGTAGGACCGATAAAAATAATCCCTTCTTCTTCACAACGTCTCGCAAATTCCACGTTCTCAGATAAAAATCCATATCCAGGATGAATCGCATCTGCTCCACTTGTTTTTGCAATCTGTAAAATGCCTTCGATGTCCAGATAGGCATCGATTGGTTTCTTTCCATCTCCTACTAAATACGATTCGTCTGCTTTGTATCGATGAAAAGAAACACTATCTTCTCTTGAATAAATCGATACGGTACGCAAGTTTAATTCGGTACAAGCACGGAAAATGCGAATGGCAATTTCTCCGCGGTTAGCTACTAATATCTTCTGAATCGTTTTCATAATGAGACGACACCCCTTAGCTTCGCGTTTTTTCGTATTTGACAAACATAGACACATTTAACAGTATGCCCATAGCTAACGATAACAAAATAACAGAAGTTCCGCCATAACTTATAAATGGTAATGGCACGCCTGTTAATGGAATGAGACCAAGCAAGCCACCTAAATTGATAAAAGTCTGGAATCCTATGATACTCGCAAAACCTGCGGCAATCATACGCGCGTGCGGATCCTCTGCTCTTAAAGCAATAACCAATGCACGCAATACAATAAACCCAAGACCACCGATAACAATTAACACGCCAACTAATCCAAGTTCCTCTGCAATGATGGCCATTATGAAGTCTGTCTGGGGCTCCGGTAAATAACCCAGTTTCTGTACCGACTGTCCAAGGCCGAGACCTTTCAGCCCCCCTGCACCGATGGCCAAATAACCATTTACTACTTGGTATCCAAAGCCTTGTTCATATTCAAAAGGATTCAGGAAAGCCTCAATACGTCCAAGTCGACGTTCAGTAATAAACTTATCACGGGCTAAATACAAAACTGGTGTAATCAAAGCAAGTGCGCCAACGATTATGCCACTAATTTTCACAAATGTCCGGATTCGAATACCACTTGCGGCCATGACAGAAATTGCCGTAAAAAAGATAATCATAGCTGAACCCATATCTACTTCACTCAATACCAAGGCAACGGCCATAACAAGTACTGTCACTGGCGGGGCAATAGATTGGTTAAAACTATCTATGGGACCTTTTCTCGCTTTATTTGCAAATACACCGGCAAAATATAGCACCATAATTATTTTTGCAAACTCGGAAGGCTGAATGTTCCCAAATCCAAGATCAATCCAGCTCTTAGAACCACCGGCAGCATAGCCGACAAAATGAACCGCCACCAATAAGGTGAACATAACAACCAGCATGGCAATCATCATCGGCTTCTTGCGGTAATGCTTGTATGGAAATAAAGCCCCTACTAAAAATGCTGGGACCGATAAAACTAAGTTTAGTATTTGTTTTTTGTAAAAGTGATCCGGCTCGAAACCGTATCGATTGACGGACCAAACCATGCTCGCGCTATATATCATCACGAGACCGAAAAGACATAAAAACATATATGTAATAAATAATGAATAATCGAAGTTTTTGGCATATCGCTTGATGTATGGGATCATTTTGAAACCTCTTTTTCTTTTTTTCTAGCAAAAAAACTCAAACACATGTTGAGTTTGAGTTTTTTACTTATTTCTCTGTATAAGCATCGTGCAATACAGATAATTCTTTTTCAAGTGTCGAAAGAAGCAACTTTCCTTCTTCACGCTCAATAAGCCCTAATTTTACAGCGAAATCAATTTCTTTAGATAGACCATACATTTGGGTATCCAAGACTTCTTCGTAAAGTGGGCATTGCGGCATCGTCAAATGGTCCATTTGAACCTTAATTAATTTTGCTATTTTTTCTGCATCAGCTTTTAATAAATCCATAGCTTTCTGCTGGTACGATTGCTGAGATTTAGTATCCATGAGGACGCCCCCATCACCTAATATAGTCTTAATAAAGTGTATCTTTCTAGTGACAAAAATGCAAGTATCGCTTCCACAGTGAATCTTTCCGAACTTAATTCTTTTTTACCTATAGTCAAAGCGTTATACTAGTAGAAGAAACGCAGCTTGCAAGGGGGCACCAATAGAATGGAAACGATAATACCTATTAAAGGGAATGTGAAATTCAAAATAACTTTAGACCCAGGTGTATGGATTTTTGATGATCGACGCATTGACTTAAAAACGTTTTTTACGGAACAGCAACTCGAAAAAAACGAGTTGGATGAATACACAAAAAAAATGTCAGCTCATTGGTCACGTGAAATCATGGAAGGTGCAACCTATCCTCCAACGTTGAAAACCGAGAAGAAATACGAGAAGACAAAAATCCTGACAGGAACTTTTGGTATTTACTTAAAACATTTTCTAAAAAATGCTGAAGTAAATAAAAACGCAAAATCAGTAGTTATTGAAACTGAGAGTGGTGAAGAACATTCTTTCACCTTAGAACAAGCAGATTCACTGATTTTCAAGTATAGCCAGGATGGCAAGCCTTTAAATGAGGATGGCCCTGTTTATGTCCTTCTTGCAGATGGATCCAACTTGGAAAATCCCATCAAGCATGTTCAAGCAGTACGAGTAGATTAGGAGGTCGTTTCGATGCGTGTAAAATGTGTCATTTGTGATACCATCAACCAATTGCCTGATGATTCACCACAAGCAAAAAAATTGCGCAATCGACCGATTCATACGTATATGTGTGATCCCTGCCACGAGCGTATAGAAGAAAAAACGCAAGCTAGATTGGCAACTGGTGACTTTGTTTTTTATAAAAGCTCACGCAGAATTGAAGAAGATTTCTAATGATCACCGTCCCCCCCGTTTCGTCAATTCTCTTTACATTGGCATATTTAGCGGGATATTATTGGGACTTTTAATGAAGTTCATTCAATCAGTAACGAATATAAATGTCTATACTTTATTACTGAATGTTGACTTCATTCCATTTATCGGTGAAGTACATTTGCCTGAAACGATTGAATTCTTGTTTCATGTACTCATCTCTATTGTCATAGCGTTTGTCTTTGTTGGACTTGCGGATCGGTTGCATGTAGAAGATAGTCTTCCAAAACTATGGTTACTCAGTTTTTTCCTTTGTTTACCGACCTTTGGCTTATATTTTCTGCTAAGTGAACTTGCTATTAAAGACGTCCCTGAATGGGATGATTGGCATTCTTTTGCGTATTGGACTCTCGGACATTTGTTTTATGTTTGGATACTTCCCATGTTATATAAAAAAAAGAGAAGCACTAGCTTGCGCTAGCGCTTCTCTTTTTTTCATTATGCAAACGAATTTTATACAAAATTAATATCATTGCGGCGATAACTAATCCTTCTACTATTGGCAGGAAGAAAGCTAAAAAAGTAAGCATGATACATCCGATTAACAAGAATAAGTAAATCACGATGTTTTGACCAACTCTTAATTTTTTGGCAAATCCTAATTTGTATACTACCGCGGATAGCAAGAAGATGACAAGGTACAAAGCGTACCCTGCCACATCGTAGTTGGGAAGGATTTCATAAAGGAAACGCGCAACTGGGTACATATTGTCATAGACAAATTGCTGTTCTTCCAAGATTTCTCAACCTCTTTCCATACGATTAATTATTTTCTGCCGTTTTAGCTTTTTTCGTTACACGTTCACGTTCGTTTTTATCAAGAACTTTTTTACGTAAACGAATTGATTGAGGTGTGATTTCACAGTACTCATCATCGTTTAGGTATTCAAGTGATTCTTCCAACGTCATGATACGTGGTTTTTTACGTGTAGTTGTCGCTTCTTTGTTTGCAGAACGGATGTTATTGGCAGCTTTCATTTTCGTAATATTAACAGTTAAGTCATTATCACGAGTATGTTCTCCAACAATCATACCCTCATAAATATCAGTACCTGGTTCAACGAAAATTGTACCGCGGTCTTCAATTCCTAGAATTCCGTACTCAGATGCTTGTCCTGTAGCCATTGCAACAAGAACACCTTTACTACGTCCACCTACGCGACCTTTTTGCATTGGTTGGTAGCTATCGAATGTGTGGTTGATGATTCCGTATCCACGAGTTAACGTCATGAATTCAGTTGTGTAACCAATTAATCCGCGAGCAGGAACCATAAAGATCAAGCGTACTTGACCAGAACCATTGTTGACCATATCAAGCATTTCGCCTTTACGTTCACCCATTGATTCAATAATTGAACCAACATGCTCTTCTGGGACATCAATTTGTACGCGTTCAACCGGCTCACAACGAACACCATCGATAACACGAACGATAACTTCTGGTTTAGAAACTTGTAATTCGAAACCTTCACGACGCATGTTTTCAATCAGGATTGATAAATGTAATTCCCCACGACCAGATACAACCCATGCATCAGGAGAGTCAGTTGGATCTACGCGAAGAGATACGTCTGTTTCAAGTTGAGATTGAAGACGCTCATCAATTTTACGAGATGTTACCCATTTACCTTCACGTCCAGCAAATGGACTGTTGTTCACTAGGAACGTCATTTGAAGAGTTGGCTCATCAATACGTAAAATTGGCAATGCTTCAGGATGCTCAGTAGGACAAACCGTCTCACCAACGTTAATGTCTTCCATACCAGAAACGGCAATCAGATCACCAGCAGAAGCCTTTTGGATTTCCACACGTTTCAGACCCATGAAACCAAACATTTTAGTAACACGGAAGTTTTTCATTTTACCGTCAAGCTTCATTAGTGAAACTTGTTGTCCAACTTCCATCGTTCCACGGAATACACGACCGATACCGATACGGCCAACATAATCGTTGTAGTCAAGAAGAGATACTTGGAATTGAAGAGGCTCTTCTTTGTTATCTACTGGAGATGGGATGTGTTCGATGATTGCATCATAAAGTACTTGCATGTTTTCATCTTGCTCTGCAGCAACTGAAGAAAGACTTGCAGTACCGTTCATACCTGATGCGAAAATAACAGGGAATTCCAATTGATCGTCGTTTGCTTCCAATTCAATGAAAAGTTCAAGAACTTCGTCCACTACTTCTTCAGGACGAGCAAAGTCACGGTCAATTTTGTTTACAACTACGATTGGTTGCAAGTTTTGTTCCAAAGCTTTTTTCAATACGAAACGAGTTTGTGGCATACAACCTTCATAAGCATCCACAACAAGTAGAACACCGTCTACCATTTTCATGATACGTTCAACTTCTCCACCAAAGTCAGCGTGTCCAGGTGTATCAAGAATGTTGATTTTCACATCTTTATATTGAATCGCTGTGTTTTTAGCAAGAATCGTAATACCGCGTTCGCGCTCGATATCACCTGAATCCATTGCACGCTCGTCCACATGTTCATTTGAACGGAAAGTACCGGATTGTTTTAATAATTGGTCAACTAAAGTTGTTTTACCATGGTCAACGTGGGCAATAATTGCAATGTTTCTTAAGTCTTGACGTAAATTAGTCATTGTTTCACTCCATATTCTTTTTTCGAGTCCTTAACTGTGTTATTATAGCACATGTTGTAACTATTTGTCTGATTTAGAATTGTAAGAATATTATCGCTTTTGTGGAGGGTACTTTGTGAAAAATATTAAATGGGTATTTGTACTATATTCCCTATTAGCTTTATTATCGATGTTTGCAATTGGAATATCTGTTGGTTTACGCAGTGTAATCGGTATATTCGCCAGTATTGCAATATTGATCTTTGTTATGGGATTCGGTTTTAAGACCAAAAAGAAAATGCGTGACGAAGGAACATTATAAAAACACTACGTTGCAAATAATATTTAAAGGAAGGAAGGAATGGATTTACACCTTTCCTTCCTTTTTATTTGGCTATTTTAAGCAATGCTCCTAAATGCATTTTATTAAATAACCTTTATTTAAGCGTAATATAATTCTCAATTAATGAATCGTGCAAACTTTGTCGTGCAACAATAAATGTATCTTGTCCTAAAAACTTTAACGGTTGTCCTTTTAAATTAGTGGCAATCGCGCCAACTTCTTCGGCAATGACAACCCCTCCCGCAACATCCCACGGTGAAAGTCTCATGGACATGTAAGCATCAATACGTCCCGTGGAAACATATGCAAGTTCCAGCGCTGCAGACCCATATGAACGGATTCCGCGTACATCTTTGACCAATCGTATAAGACCTTCATTGTCAACATGACGATTCGGTACTACCCAACTAGCATTCATTCCAATAATTGCTTTGGAAATCGTAGTGGCTTCCAACATTGGAATCGGTTCATCATTTAAATAAGCTCCATGTCCTTTTTGTGCACTGTATAATTCGTCATGCATGACATCATATATGTAACCGAAAAGTCCGATGCCATCTTTATAAATCCCTAATGATATGGCAAAATTCCGTTGTTGATGAATAAAATTCATCGTTCCGTCTATAGGATCCAACATCCATACGTAGCCTTCCAATGATTGAAGGGCATCACCGAAACCTTCTTCCCCTAAAATAGAGTGGCCTGCGTAATCTTTTCGGATATGCTGAATGAAAAATTGTTCGATTTCTTTATCCATATTGGTTACCAAATCATTGGCATCCACTTTAGATTCTATAACCAATTCATTGGTCAATGAGTGGCGAATCTTTCTGCCTGCTTCTTTTATTAATGCTTTTGCATAGCGATCGAGTTGTTGAAGTTCCAATGGATTAGCCGCCTTTCCAAATCATTCTCTTTCAATTATAAACAAAAAAAGACCTGATGTCAGAAATAGACGATCAGGTCTGCT from Paenisporosarcina sp. FSL H8-0542 encodes:
- a CDS encoding FtsW/RodA/SpoVE family cell cycle protein, with the protein product MIPYIKRYAKNFDYSLFITYMFLCLFGLVMIYSASMVWSVNRYGFEPDHFYKKQILNLVLSVPAFLVGALFPYKHYRKKPMMIAMLVVMFTLLVAVHFVGYAAGGSKSWIDLGFGNIQPSEFAKIIMVLYFAGVFANKARKGPIDSFNQSIAPPVTVLVMAVALVLSEVDMGSAMIIFFTAISVMAASGIRIRTFVKISGIIVGALALITPVLYLARDKFITERRLGRIEAFLNPFEYEQGFGYQVVNGYLAIGAGGLKGLGLGQSVQKLGYLPEPQTDFIMAIIAEELGLVGVLIVIGGLGFIVLRALVIALRAEDPHARMIAAGFASIIGFQTFINLGGLLGLIPLTGVPLPFISYGGTSVILLSLAMGILLNVSMFVKYEKTRS
- a CDS encoding YlaN family protein is translated as MDTKSQQSYQQKAMDLLKADAEKIAKLIKVQMDHLTMPQCPLYEEVLDTQMYGLSKEIDFAVKLGLIEREEGKLLLSTLEKELSVLHDAYTEK
- a CDS encoding peptidyl-prolyl cis-trans isomerase, with translation METIIPIKGNVKFKITLDPGVWIFDDRRIDLKTFFTEQQLEKNELDEYTKKMSAHWSREIMEGATYPPTLKTEKKYEKTKILTGTFGIYLKHFLKNAEVNKNAKSVVIETESGEEHSFTLEQADSLIFKYSQDGKPLNEDGPVYVLLADGSNLENPIKHVQAVRVD
- a CDS encoding YlaI family protein codes for the protein MRVKCVICDTINQLPDDSPQAKKLRNRPIHTYMCDPCHERIEEKTQARLATGDFVFYKSSRRIEEDF
- a CDS encoding YlaH-like family protein; translation: MEEQQFVYDNMYPVARFLYEILPNYDVAGYALYLVIFLLSAVVYKLGFAKKLRVGQNIVIYLFLLIGCIMLTFLAFFLPIVEGLVIAAMILILYKIRLHNEKKRSASAS
- the typA gene encoding translational GTPase TypA, which gives rise to MTNLRQDLRNIAIIAHVDHGKTTLVDQLLKQSGTFRSNEHVDERAMDSGDIERERGITILAKNTAIQYKDVKINILDTPGHADFGGEVERIMKMVDGVLLVVDAYEGCMPQTRFVLKKALEQNLQPIVVVNKIDRDFARPEEVVDEVLELFIELEANDDQLEFPVIFASGMNGTASLSSVAAEQDENMQVLYDAIIEHIPSPVDNKEEPLQFQVSLLDYNDYVGRIGIGRVFRGTMEVGQQVSLMKLDGKMKNFRVTKMFGFMGLKRVEIQKASAGDLIAVSGMEDINVGETVCPTEHPEALPILRIDEPTLQMTFLVNNSPFAGREGKWVTSRKIDERLQSQLETDVSLRVDPTDSPDAWVVSGRGELHLSILIENMRREGFELQVSKPEVIVRVIDGVRCEPVERVQIDVPEEHVGSIIESMGERKGEMLDMVNNGSGQVRLIFMVPARGLIGYTTEFMTLTRGYGIINHTFDSYQPMQKGRVGGRSKGVLVAMATGQASEYGILGIEDRGTIFVEPGTDIYEGMIVGEHTRDNDLTVNITKMKAANNIRSANKEATTTRKKPRIMTLEESLEYLNDDEYCEITPQSIRLRKKVLDKNERERVTKKAKTAENN
- a CDS encoding YlaF family protein, producing the protein MKNIKWVFVLYSLLALLSMFAIGISVGLRSVIGIFASIAILIFVMGFGFKTKKKMRDEGTL
- a CDS encoding inositol monophosphatase family protein encodes the protein MELQQLDRYAKALIKEAGRKIRHSLTNELVIESKVDANDLVTNMDKEIEQFFIQHIRKDYAGHSILGEEGFGDALQSLEGYVWMLDPIDGTMNFIHQQRNFAISLGIYKDGIGLFGYIYDVMHDELYSAQKGHGAYLNDEPIPMLEATTISKAIIGMNASWVVPNRHVDNEGLIRLVKDVRGIRSYGSAALELAYVSTGRIDAYMSMRLSPWDVAGGVVIAEEVGAIATNLKGQPLKFLGQDTFIVARQSLHDSLIENYITLK